One segment of Mycoplasma sp. E35C DNA contains the following:
- a CDS encoding putative immunoglobulin-blocking virulence protein: MLSSKKRKLIKIISLSTSAIAAGGVVTTGVIYSQRIGSEQASLVNRSDKNIELKQLENTGSQYDSNRDFNTENIPKQPKPDFRPVVDRPEQPNQEEPRPQFEPDLPPLDPTIELSPEVAPETVVYQSSDYGLDADTPVLPYDPNAQTISGDKLSAVISASRSKLNTLKNIFKGGNIQSLNTEANKQVLLKLTGYKNPEHFNDYWEFLFKERNEDGRTKYPIEELINDLNRITEQDIIDSAKTNRYLKLDPPNTTITWGFQSDDENPYYQYYKKSNEKRLLSTSDYHANKSPEEILKGNFKGWKKTDVTKEFIGNKEYGITADDGITVRQYTPEDPSLPLYKDRKPVNYFVLDVINTSGYDKFIEFVKKAAKTSDDVGVVLENIGKNTTRDVYDILKSLPTNVKSLTLFIDNADTRSLLGLEDKHIKELNIYTSAGGNSVVGGLWGINPLAIKHINFIPSLDAYNVRDFAPGTKVASTPIFSALRFDRNDDYKRVQEGIDIAFNRRTERIFQGNHQGKGGKPVVWDFSNAPIIRSFKGLNLRDAELQVVRLSTDLITKDESGSRVVYDLSEFNNSQWTKAMSYQPERGKFINFGKSGDQPPTLIIKGTIQEAKLSQSGLRDLQTFIKYAIKGGSFRQGIYVEDDKLIGSLSSSQVAQGVSVKKLGKKAAETEKPNIFEIDNRFNAIGEPKKGSKISS, encoded by the coding sequence ATGTTAAGTTCTAAAAAAAGAAAGCTTATAAAAATAATTTCACTTAGCACATCAGCTATTGCAGCTGGTGGTGTTGTTACAACTGGAGTTATTTATTCCCAAAGAATTGGTTCAGAACAAGCCAGTCTTGTTAATCGAAGTGATAAAAATATTGAATTAAAACAGTTAGAAAACACTGGTAGCCAGTATGATTCTAACCGTGATTTTAATACTGAAAATATCCCTAAACAACCAAAACCAGACTTCAGACCAGTTGTAGATCGTCCAGAACAACCTAACCAAGAAGAACCAAGACCACAATTTGAACCAGATCTACCACCATTAGATCCAACTATTGAATTGTCTCCAGAAGTAGCACCTGAAACAGTTGTTTATCAATCATCTGATTATGGATTAGATGCTGATACTCCAGTTTTACCTTATGATCCAAATGCTCAAACAATTAGTGGGGATAAGCTTTCTGCAGTTATTTCAGCTTCTAGAAGCAAACTAAATACATTAAAAAACATCTTTAAGGGTGGAAACATTCAAAGCTTAAATACTGAAGCTAATAAACAAGTTCTTTTAAAACTGACAGGTTATAAAAACCCTGAACACTTTAATGATTATTGAGAATTCTTATTTAAAGAACGTAACGAAGACGGAAGAACTAAATATCCAATTGAAGAATTAATTAATGATTTAAATAGAATTACTGAACAAGACATTATTGATTCAGCTAAAACAAACCGTTATTTAAAACTAGATCCACCAAATACAACAATCACTTGAGGGTTCCAAAGTGATGATGAAAACCCTTACTATCAATACTACAAGAAGTCTAATGAAAAACGCTTGTTATCAACAAGTGATTATCATGCTAACAAGTCGCCTGAAGAAATTCTTAAAGGAAACTTTAAGGGTTGGAAGAAGACTGATGTTACCAAAGAATTTATTGGTAATAAAGAATACGGCATTACTGCTGATGATGGTATTACAGTTCGCCAATACACACCAGAAGATCCTTCATTACCACTATACAAAGACAGAAAACCAGTTAACTACTTCGTATTAGATGTAATTAATACTAGTGGTTATGACAAGTTTATTGAATTTGTTAAAAAAGCAGCTAAAACATCAGATGATGTTGGTGTTGTATTAGAAAATATTGGTAAAAATACGACAAGAGATGTTTATGACATCTTAAAGAGTTTACCTACAAATGTTAAATCATTAACATTATTTATTGATAATGCCGACACTCGCTCTTTATTAGGTCTAGAAGATAAACATATTAAAGAATTAAATATTTATACATCAGCTGGTGGTAACAGTGTTGTTGGTGGTCTATGAGGAATTAATCCTTTAGCAATCAAACACATTAACTTTATACCATCACTTGATGCTTACAATGTTCGTGATTTTGCTCCTGGAACAAAAGTAGCATCAACACCAATCTTCTCAGCTCTTAGATTTGACCGTAATGATGACTATAAACGTGTTCAAGAAGGTATTGATATTGCGTTCAATAGAAGAACAGAAAGAATCTTCCAAGGTAACCACCAAGGTAAAGGTGGTAAACCAGTTGTTTGAGACTTTAGTAATGCCCCAATTATTCGTTCATTCAAAGGTCTAAACTTACGAGATGCTGAATTACAAGTTGTAAGATTATCTACTGATTTAATTACAAAAGATGAATCAGGATCTAGAGTTGTTTATGATTTATCAGAATTTAATAACTCACAATGAACTAAGGCAATGAGTTATCAACCAGAACGTGGTAAATTTATTAACTTTGGTAAATCAGGTGATCAACCTCCAACTTTAATTATTAAAGGAACTATACAAGAAGCTAAATTAAGTCAAAGTGGTTTAAGAGACTTACAAACATTTATTAAATATGCAATTAAGGGTGGTTCATTCAGACAAGGCATTTATGTTGAAGATGATAAATTAATTGGTTCATTATCTTCATCACAAGTTGCTCAAGGTGTTTCAGTTAAAAAATTGGGTAAAAAAGCAGCAGAAACAGAAAAACCTAATATCTTTGAAATAGATAACAGATTTAATGCAATTGGTGAACCTAAAAAAGGAAGTAAAATTTCTTCTTAA
- a CDS encoding putative immunoglobulin-blocking virulence protein, which translates to MLSSKKRKIIKLVALSTTSVIAGATATVGILYANNIGSSDETLVQRSDTQRLENGVKAEDRYNSNNDVNTDKLDKQQEDLPVNVTPEQPKPETPKPIEPLVIDEPNNLAKTTAIKYVTYEHEDYNLDKEVPKMPNNLDKPVLSEAEATALYNRSKKRIEGIESNIKAGKSDANREALRKLLNYKGTAEIFNVWYEDLFKERNLYGRTAHAYEDLLTSIQVANRMLKSEAYTGRILKLDAPDNTTVTFGYEDDSKNPIMNYYKKVNSHRVLGTSNRTNYDSPDDILKGDFQGWTKTDTSAKYFGSKYGINASDGITVRSYTPTDKNDPYYKGKSDLNVFVLDVDTTTGYEKFIDFIKKVAAEDENKEMGVVLKNIGKKHQDRDVYDIIKSLPKNVKTLTVFIENGNTTSLLALEDRNLRELNIYTTGNAISEGWSINPLAFKRTNFIPSLATGYNVSSSYAAGTKVASTPIFTALKFDRNDDYKRVQEGLDVAFARRDERIFQGTHQGEGAKPVKWDFADAPIIRSLQNLDVKNAELREVILSKDLISSIDGNSAVVYDLSEFNHSQWTAAMQYQPSYQKRYIYFGRDREHDAAPQILILKGAENTLEAGSLQDLLTFVKYTTNGAAFRTIYVSSEFIAKKIREAAASERNTVNVTVLPEDKLNKYESNIFKKDPNLNSIGKAIKKS; encoded by the coding sequence ATGTTAAGTTCTAAAAAAAGAAAAATCATTAAATTAGTAGCACTCAGCACAACATCAGTTATAGCTGGTGCTACTGCCACTGTAGGAATTTTATATGCCAATAACATTGGCTCTTCTGATGAAACTTTAGTTCAAAGAAGTGATACACAAAGATTAGAAAATGGCGTGAAGGCAGAAGATCGCTATAATTCTAATAATGATGTTAATACTGATAAATTAGATAAACAGCAAGAAGATTTACCAGTTAATGTTACTCCTGAACAACCAAAACCAGAAACTCCAAAACCGATTGAACCATTAGTAATTGATGAACCAAATAATTTGGCTAAAACTACGGCAATTAAATATGTAACTTACGAACATGAAGATTACAATTTAGATAAAGAAGTGCCAAAGATGCCAAATAATTTGGATAAACCAGTTTTGTCTGAAGCTGAGGCTACAGCTTTATATAATCGTTCTAAGAAGAGAATTGAAGGAATTGAATCTAATATTAAAGCTGGTAAGTCAGATGCCAATCGTGAAGCACTAAGAAAACTTCTTAATTACAAAGGGACTGCTGAAATCTTCAATGTTTGATATGAAGATTTATTCAAAGAACGTAATTTGTATGGAAGAACTGCTCATGCTTACGAAGATTTATTAACTTCTATTCAAGTGGCTAATCGAATGTTAAAGAGTGAAGCGTATACTGGTAGAATTCTAAAACTAGATGCTCCAGATAATACAACAGTAACATTTGGTTATGAAGATGATAGCAAGAACCCAATTATGAATTACTACAAGAAAGTAAACTCTCACCGTGTATTGGGAACAAGTAATAGAACTAACTACGACAGCCCAGATGATATTTTAAAGGGTGATTTCCAAGGTTGAACTAAGACAGATACCAGTGCAAAATATTTTGGTTCTAAATACGGAATTAATGCTAGTGATGGTATTACTGTAAGAAGCTATACCCCAACAGATAAGAACGATCCTTACTACAAAGGTAAGAGTGATCTAAATGTCTTTGTATTAGATGTTGATACAACAACAGGTTATGAGAAATTCATTGATTTCATCAAAAAAGTTGCTGCAGAAGATGAAAACAAAGAAATGGGTGTTGTTTTAAAAAACATTGGTAAGAAACACCAAGACCGTGATGTTTATGACATTATTAAGTCATTACCTAAGAATGTTAAAACATTAACTGTTTTCATTGAAAATGGAAACACAACATCATTATTAGCTTTAGAAGATAGAAATCTAAGAGAACTTAATATCTATACAACTGGAAATGCAATATCTGAAGGTTGATCAATTAACCCATTAGCATTCAAACGCACTAACTTTATCCCTTCATTAGCTACTGGATATAATGTAAGTTCAAGTTATGCTGCTGGAACAAAAGTAGCTTCAACACCAATCTTTACGGCTTTAAAATTTGACCGTAATGATGATTACAAACGTGTTCAAGAAGGTTTAGATGTTGCGTTTGCTAGAAGAGATGAAAGAATCTTCCAAGGAACTCATCAAGGTGAAGGTGCTAAACCAGTTAAGTGAGACTTTGCTGATGCTCCAATTATTAGAAGCTTACAAAACCTAGATGTTAAAAATGCAGAATTAAGAGAAGTAATCTTATCTAAGGATTTAATTAGTAGCATCGATGGTAACTCAGCTGTTGTTTATGATTTAAGTGAATTTAATCACTCACAATGAACAGCTGCAATGCAATATCAACCATCTTACCAAAAACGTTATATTTATTTTGGCCGTGATCGTGAACATGATGCTGCTCCACAAATATTAATCCTTAAAGGTGCAGAAAACACCTTAGAAGCTGGATCATTACAAGATCTATTAACATTTGTTAAATACACAACAAATGGTGCAGCATTCAGAACAATTTATGTTTCTTCTGAATTTATAGCTAAGAAGATTAGAGAAGCAGCAGCTTCTGAAAGAAATACAGTAAATGTGACTGTGTTACCAGAAGATAAACTTAATAAATACGAAAGTAATATTTTCAAAAAAGATCCTAACTTAAACTCAATTGGTAAAGCTATCAAGAAGTCCTAA
- a CDS encoding HD domain-containing protein, with the protein MQNKTNRPFYIKDPIHNEIVFNNETAWMYELTKTTEFLRLKRLQQLGLSSNLFPGASHTRYSHCLGVYELLRRMLSNPTFKKVSDYDKQTLMCAGLLHDLGHGPHSHGFEFYMNKCLDDDQERFNHEEMTARLILNKHGEIYNILKENNVDPHDVAALIDKKNSSLKKRPVWMQQLISSELDADRIDYLMRDSYHTGATYGTIDSKLLDRWIVYDPKSKQVGYEKKAITTIESLLIGRYHMYKSVYYNHKSVGLERSITLSIRRIIDLIKEDQFDFGSFDIIKQLFEALLINNQHDKVDLSLYKYLTDDYFNTFLFVQWRQTNDWILKSLLSNYFEDNKFVIWSFDDQLKREDIYNQLKKIIDHPQYFVVKQSYKDKNFYNQSSNSLGINIIDNNLKKFYPITKFSKILNINNPESFNHLIIFDWTQANKKHKEFRQIQNQYNKLNN; encoded by the coding sequence ATGCAAAATAAAACTAATCGTCCTTTTTATATTAAAGATCCAATCCATAATGAAATTGTTTTTAACAATGAAACAGCATGGATGTATGAACTGACAAAAACAACTGAGTTTTTGCGTTTAAAACGATTACAACAACTAGGGTTATCTAGTAACCTTTTTCCTGGGGCTTCGCACACAAGATACTCGCACTGTTTGGGTGTTTATGAGTTATTAAGAAGAATGTTAAGTAACCCAACTTTTAAAAAAGTTAGTGACTATGACAAACAAACTTTAATGTGTGCTGGGTTGTTGCACGATCTAGGTCACGGACCGCATTCTCATGGTTTTGAATTCTACATGAACAAGTGTCTTGATGATGATCAAGAACGTTTTAACCATGAAGAAATGACTGCCAGATTGATCCTTAATAAACATGGTGAAATCTACAACATCTTAAAAGAAAATAATGTTGATCCACATGACGTTGCTGCATTAATTGATAAGAAAAATTCTTCACTTAAAAAACGACCAGTGTGGATGCAACAACTAATTTCATCAGAACTTGACGCTGACCGCATTGATTATTTGATGCGTGATTCTTACCACACAGGCGCAACGTATGGAACCATTGATTCTAAACTATTAGATCGTTGAATTGTTTATGATCCCAAGTCTAAACAAGTTGGGTATGAAAAGAAAGCAATCACAACAATTGAAAGCTTATTAATTGGTCGTTATCACATGTATAAGTCGGTTTATTACAACCACAAAAGCGTTGGTTTAGAACGATCAATTACCTTATCAATTCGTCGTATTATTGATCTAATTAAAGAAGATCAATTTGACTTTGGTTCATTTGACATCATCAAACAATTATTTGAAGCATTACTAATCAACAACCAACATGATAAGGTTGATTTAAGCTTATATAAATACTTAACTGATGATTATTTCAATACCTTCTTATTTGTTCAATGACGACAAACAAACGATTGAATCCTTAAGAGTTTATTAAGTAATTATTTTGAAGACAATAAGTTTGTGATCTGATCATTTGATGATCAATTAAAACGTGAAGATATTTACAACCAACTTAAAAAAATCATTGATCATCCACAATACTTTGTTGTTAAACAAAGTTATAAAGATAAGAATTTTTACAACCAATCATCTAATTCTTTGGGAATTAATATTATTGATAACAATCTTAAGAAATTTTATCCAATTACCAAGTTCTCTAAGATCTTAAATATCAACAATCCAGAATCATTTAACCACTTAATTATTTTTGATTGAACTCAAGCAAATAAAAAACACAAAGAGTTTAGACAAATCCAAAACCAATATAACAAACTAAATAATTAA
- the gltX gene encoding glutamate--tRNA ligase: MSKIRTRYAPSPTGYFHIGGARTALFNYLFAKHHNGEFIVRIEDTDVERNVEDGAENQLYNLKWLNIFADESIWNPTQSGPYRQSEKFEVYKKYAYELLEQKKAYRCFCTSEELQKNREDLLKQHKTPVYSRKCFRLSEYEIKQKMDANIPFTIRLALKDNKEYSWTDLIRGDLIFNTSSMSDPVILKSNGIATYNFAVVIDDHDMKISHILRGEEHISNTPYQLAIKEALGFNDEFVYGHLSIIVDETGKKLSKRNLAVEQFVEGFRKKGYLPEALVNFIALLGWSHPDNVEVLDLPSLIKAFTIKNLSAAPSFFDIKKLNWISSEYIKNMDDVLYLAFIKPYVDLNEYSEIKNHINEICLMFKKQLQYGYQINDLIKESFVPTVDLKNLNQEELTFLKSNVHFKTLLSAFKAKILALNEIDEHAIKDIISWLSKQTTLEDVNLDKPLTGKNLYMPLRMVISNKQHGPELNKVIALYSKQNIIKNLDDAIKYLSDAK; this comes from the coding sequence CTGGTTATTTCCACATTGGTGGTGCTAGAACAGCATTATTTAATTATTTATTTGCCAAGCATCACAATGGTGAATTTATTGTTAGAATTGAAGATACCGACGTTGAAAGAAACGTTGAAGACGGTGCTGAAAACCAACTTTATAATTTAAAGTGACTAAATATTTTTGCAGACGAATCAATATGAAATCCCACTCAAAGCGGTCCGTATCGTCAGTCTGAAAAGTTTGAAGTATATAAAAAATATGCTTATGAACTTTTAGAACAAAAAAAAGCATACCGTTGTTTTTGCACTTCAGAAGAATTACAAAAAAACCGTGAAGATTTATTAAAACAACACAAGACACCTGTTTATTCAAGAAAATGCTTTAGATTATCTGAATATGAAATTAAACAAAAAATGGATGCCAATATTCCATTTACCATTCGTTTAGCTCTAAAAGATAATAAAGAATATTCTTGAACTGATTTAATCCGTGGTGATTTAATTTTTAATACCAGTTCAATGAGTGATCCCGTGATCTTAAAATCTAACGGGATTGCCACATATAATTTTGCCGTGGTAATCGATGATCATGATATGAAAATTTCACACATCTTACGTGGAGAAGAGCACATATCAAATACACCATACCAATTAGCCATCAAAGAAGCATTAGGTTTTAATGATGAATTTGTTTATGGTCACTTATCAATTATTGTTGATGAAACAGGTAAGAAGTTATCTAAGCGTAATCTAGCTGTTGAACAATTCGTTGAAGGTTTTAGAAAAAAAGGTTATTTACCAGAAGCATTGGTAAACTTTATTGCTTTATTAGGATGATCACATCCAGATAATGTTGAAGTCTTAGATTTACCAAGTTTAATTAAAGCGTTTACAATCAAAAACCTAAGTGCTGCACCGTCATTTTTTGACATTAAAAAACTAAACTGAATATCTTCAGAATACATCAAAAATATGGATGATGTTTTATACTTAGCCTTCATCAAACCATACGTTGATTTAAACGAATATTCTGAAATCAAAAACCACATTAATGAAATCTGTTTGATGTTTAAAAAACAACTGCAGTATGGATATCAAATTAATGATTTAATTAAAGAAAGTTTTGTTCCCACTGTTGATTTAAAAAACCTAAATCAAGAAGAATTAACTTTCTTAAAATCTAATGTTCATTTCAAAACATTACTATCAGCATTTAAAGCTAAAATTTTAGCTTTAAATGAAATTGATGAACATGCTATTAAAGATATTATTAGTTGGTTATCAAAACAAACAACATTAGAAGATGTTAATTTGGATAAACCATTAACTGGTAAGAATTTATATATGCCATTAAGAATGGTGATATCAAACAAACAACACGGTCCAGAACTAAATAAAGTAATTGCTTTATATAGTAAACAAAACATCATCAAGAACCTTGATGATGCCATCAAATATTTAAGTGATGCAAAATAA